The following proteins are co-located in the Verrucomicrobiia bacterium genome:
- a CDS encoding menaquinone biosynthesis decarboxylase produces the protein MAYDSLHDFVQKLAAAGELKRLSVEVDPVLEITEIADREMKLPQGGKALLFEKCKGAQFPLLINAYGSTKRMALALGVERVDDIAQELGGLLKAKPPTSFKEAIALLGTAFELRHAKPKSVKSGPCQEVVQSEPDLAALPIQKCWPQDAGRFICLPLVVTRDPDTGARNVGCYRMQVIDGRTTFMHWQLHKTGARHWRRYKELKKRMRVAVALGGDPVYAFAATAPLPDGIDEMMLAGYLRKKSVEMVKCGTNDLEVPADCDVVLEGYVDPEEKLDLEGPFGDHTGYYTLPEPYPKFHIERITHRRDAVYPSTIVGVPPMEDFYMGTASVRIFLPIFQMTFNEIVDMALPAEGVFHNLVVVSIKKQFPYHAMKVMHGLWGMGQMMFTKMVVVVDEDVDVHNTSEVLFRLTANIDPDRDIILTKGPADVLDHATPIMGFGSKIGIDATHKIKGEANTRPWPPLIKMDEAVKKRVDELLRHATR, from the coding sequence ATGGCCTACGACTCTTTGCATGATTTCGTTCAGAAGTTGGCTGCGGCTGGGGAACTGAAGCGGCTTTCTGTCGAAGTCGATCCAGTGCTGGAAATCACCGAGATCGCCGACCGCGAGATGAAGTTGCCCCAGGGCGGGAAGGCGCTTCTTTTCGAGAAGTGTAAGGGCGCGCAGTTTCCGCTGTTGATCAATGCGTACGGTTCGACGAAACGTATGGCGCTAGCGCTGGGAGTCGAAAGGGTCGACGACATCGCGCAGGAACTGGGGGGATTGCTCAAGGCGAAGCCACCGACTTCATTCAAGGAGGCCATTGCGCTCCTCGGCACCGCTTTTGAGCTGCGTCATGCGAAACCGAAAAGCGTAAAGTCGGGGCCGTGTCAGGAAGTTGTCCAGTCAGAGCCTGACCTCGCTGCGTTGCCGATTCAGAAGTGTTGGCCACAGGATGCGGGGCGATTCATCTGTCTGCCGCTGGTCGTCACGCGCGATCCGGACACGGGGGCGCGCAATGTGGGTTGCTATCGGATGCAGGTGATTGATGGGCGCACGACCTTCATGCACTGGCAACTGCACAAGACCGGTGCGCGTCATTGGCGGCGCTACAAGGAATTGAAGAAACGCATGCGAGTGGCTGTGGCGCTCGGTGGCGATCCGGTATATGCCTTTGCGGCGACGGCGCCACTGCCGGATGGCATCGATGAGATGATGTTGGCGGGGTATCTGCGCAAAAAATCGGTGGAGATGGTCAAGTGCGGGACGAACGATCTGGAAGTGCCCGCGGACTGCGATGTTGTGCTGGAAGGATACGTGGATCCCGAAGAGAAACTAGATCTCGAAGGTCCGTTCGGTGATCACACGGGCTATTACACGCTGCCCGAGCCCTACCCAAAGTTTCACATCGAACGCATCACTCATCGGCGCGACGCGGTTTATCCGAGCACGATTGTCGGTGTGCCGCCAATGGAAGATTTCTACATGGGCACGGCGAGCGTCCGTATCTTCCTGCCGATATTCCAGATGACCTTTAACGAGATAGTGGACATGGCGCTACCCGCCGAAGGCGTGTTCCATAATCTCGTCGTGGTCTCGATCAAGAAGCAATTCCCATATCACGCCATGAAGGTGATGCACGGGCTGTGGGGCATGGGGCAAATGATGTTCACCAAGATGGTCGTGGTCGTGGACGAAGATGTGGACGTCCACAACACCAGTGAAGTGCTCTTCCGACTCACCGCCAACATTGATCCCGATCGCGACATCATCCTCACCAAAGGTCCGGCCGACGTGCTCGATCATGCCACGCCGATCATGGGATTCGGCAGCAAAATCGGCATTGATGCCACACACAAGATCAAAGGCGAGGCCAACACGCGTCCGTGGCCGCCCCTCATCAAAATGGATGAGGCGGTGAAGAAGCGCGTCGATGAGCTGCTGCGCCATGCCACGCGATGA
- a CDS encoding 7-cyano-7-deazaguanine synthase, with protein sequence MKPAVCVLVSGGLDSCVMLAELSQRYRKVYPVFIRYGLVWETAELQHLRKFLRSAKIPRVQSLTVLDLPVRDLYGAHWSTTGRRVPNARTPDEAVYLPGRNLLLLSKAAVFCALNKIDSIAVGSLGHNPFPDATPRFFREFATVASKALNSRVKIIAPFRALPKEQVVRRGKSLPLNLSFSCIAPRRGMHCGRCNKCAERQHAFCKAGVEDLTRYATAY encoded by the coding sequence GTGAAACCGGCCGTCTGCGTCCTCGTCAGCGGTGGCCTCGACAGTTGTGTGATGCTCGCTGAGTTGTCGCAACGATACCGCAAAGTTTATCCCGTCTTCATTCGTTATGGACTCGTGTGGGAGACGGCGGAGTTGCAGCACCTGAGGAAGTTTCTTCGTAGCGCCAAAATCCCGCGCGTTCAATCCTTGACGGTTCTCGACTTGCCTGTCCGTGACCTCTACGGCGCGCACTGGAGCACAACCGGTCGCAGGGTGCCCAATGCCCGCACACCGGACGAGGCCGTGTATCTGCCCGGGCGCAACTTATTACTGCTGTCCAAAGCCGCTGTCTTCTGCGCACTCAACAAGATCGATTCGATTGCCGTCGGCTCCCTCGGCCACAACCCATTTCCGGATGCCACGCCAAGGTTTTTCCGTGAATTCGCAACTGTTGCCAGTAAGGCACTCAATTCTCGTGTCAAAATCATCGCCCCGTTTCGCGCGCTCCCCAAAGAACAGGTCGTCCGCCGTGGCAAATCGCTTCCACTCAACCTGAGTTTTTCCTGCATCGCCCCGCGTCGCGGAATGCACTGTGGTCGCTGCAACAAGTGCGCGGAGCGGCAACACGCATTTTGCAAAGCTGGCGTGGAGGATTTGACGCGGTATGCAACAGCTTATTGA
- a CDS encoding Rieske 2Fe-2S domain-containing protein — MSDLIKVAEVGDLQPGECKTVAAGERELALYNVGGKFCATDNVCPHRGGPLGEGTLDGSVVTCPWHGWRFDVCTGQSPVIPTAKVEKFDCVIEGNDVKVKLDGN, encoded by the coding sequence ATGAGTGATTTGATCAAAGTGGCCGAGGTCGGTGACCTGCAGCCGGGCGAATGCAAGACCGTGGCGGCGGGCGAGCGCGAACTGGCTCTTTACAATGTGGGCGGGAAATTCTGTGCGACCGACAACGTCTGTCCGCACCGCGGCGGACCCTTGGGCGAGGGGACGCTGGACGGTTCGGTCGTGACCTGTCCATGGCACGGGTGGCGGTTTGACGTGTGCACCGGGCAATCGCCGGTTATCCCAACAGCGAAGGTGGAAAAGTTTGACTGTGTGATCGAAGGTAACGATGTGAAGGTGAAGCTCGATGGCAATTAA
- a CDS encoding DUF4202 domain-containing protein, with translation MNPGRFQDAITRIDAANAQDPRGIELPYAQRLSAWVERLAPNASEELRLAARAQHICRWMTPRESYPTGRIGYLKWREDLKQFHAKKASEILRQLGYEEAAVARVQDLIRKRNFPRDPEGRVLEDALCLVFLETQFADTTAKTGDEKMVGILQKTWRKMTPQAREIALTLPMNTGQRALVEKALAGFTS, from the coding sequence ATGAATCCGGGTCGCTTTCAAGACGCGATTACCCGCATCGATGCCGCCAACGCCCAGGATCCGCGCGGCATCGAACTCCCCTACGCCCAGCGCCTCAGCGCCTGGGTCGAGCGCCTCGCGCCCAACGCTTCCGAGGAACTCCGCCTGGCAGCGCGCGCGCAACATATCTGCCGTTGGATGACTCCGCGCGAATCGTATCCGACAGGGCGCATCGGGTACTTGAAGTGGCGGGAGGATCTGAAACAATTCCACGCCAAAAAAGCCAGTGAGATTCTGCGTCAACTCGGCTATGAGGAAGCGGCCGTGGCGCGCGTCCAGGACCTGATTCGCAAACGCAACTTCCCGCGCGACCCGGAAGGCCGGGTGCTCGAAGACGCATTGTGCCTGGTGTTTTTGGAGACGCAGTTCGCCGACACCACGGCCAAAACTGGTGACGAGAAGATGGTCGGCATCCTGCAAAAGACGTGGCGAAAAATGACACCGCAAGCACGTGAGATCGCGCTGACCCTCCCGATGAACACCGGGCAGCGCGCGCTCGTCGAGAAAGCGCTGGCAGGGTTCACCAGTTAG
- a CDS encoding Lrp/AsnC family transcriptional regulator produces MVAASVSVSTNDPINAKILVVSEDRLQGFQRDPLGEIARQSGVTLSVVIERVQAMLRAGTIRRVRQTLLATNLAQGALVAWQVPVDKLETAFEYMFQHDPFSGHVVIRTTDTVTAGSKYRLWTTVKVPQGFSMTKHCEFLRQQTGAEKFLLLPAKKLFALGVGHVRRRGLEPGSRAEVPAEVTDVSVATLDDQEWRVLMALKREFTPEELVSDIWAARAREATVPLDTFLEVAENLNRRKIIGRFSTFLEHVKPIANGEAVTRYNALFHWAVPPGREIEAGREVGRHHIMTHAYWREGGSEFHHVNVMGVAHGTDKTVLLAHKTAIDEHLKEAGIPVSYTNVFWGGRSEIKPSEISPFAYREWCRRSGLDLG; encoded by the coding sequence ATGGTTGCAGCTTCCGTTTCCGTCAGCACCAACGATCCGATCAATGCCAAAATTCTCGTAGTTTCCGAGGATCGGCTGCAAGGCTTCCAGCGCGATCCGCTGGGCGAAATCGCCCGCCAATCCGGCGTCACACTGTCCGTGGTCATTGAGCGCGTCCAAGCGATGTTGCGCGCGGGTACGATTCGGCGGGTGCGGCAAACCTTGCTGGCGACGAATCTTGCCCAAGGTGCGCTCGTGGCGTGGCAAGTGCCGGTCGATAAACTCGAGACGGCCTTCGAGTACATGTTCCAGCACGACCCGTTCAGCGGGCACGTCGTTATCCGCACGACTGACACGGTCACTGCCGGATCAAAATACCGGCTTTGGACCACGGTGAAGGTGCCGCAAGGATTTTCGATGACGAAACACTGCGAGTTCTTGCGCCAACAGACGGGCGCCGAGAAGTTTCTGTTGTTGCCAGCGAAAAAACTCTTTGCGCTGGGCGTCGGTCACGTGCGGCGTCGTGGACTTGAGCCCGGCAGCCGCGCCGAAGTGCCCGCGGAGGTCACGGACGTGTCGGTCGCGACGCTCGACGACCAAGAGTGGCGGGTCCTCATGGCGCTGAAACGTGAATTCACGCCGGAAGAACTGGTCTCCGACATCTGGGCGGCCCGAGCCAGGGAGGCAACGGTGCCACTGGACACATTTTTGGAAGTCGCGGAAAACCTGAATCGACGGAAGATCATCGGTCGCTTCTCGACATTTTTGGAACACGTAAAGCCGATCGCAAACGGCGAGGCGGTGACACGATACAACGCCCTGTTTCACTGGGCCGTGCCGCCCGGTCGTGAAATCGAGGCGGGCCGTGAAGTGGGCCGGCACCACATCATGACCCACGCCTACTGGCGCGAAGGGGGCTCCGAGTTTCACCACGTCAACGTCATGGGCGTCGCTCATGGCACGGACAAGACAGTGCTCCTCGCCCACAAAACCGCCATTGACGAACACCTCAAGGAGGCGGGCATTCCGGTCTCGTACACCAATGTCTTCTGGGGCGGCCGCAGCGAAATCAAACCGAGCGAGATTTCCCCGTTCGCATATCGCGAATGGTGCCGGAGATCTGGGCTTGATCTCGGATGA
- a CDS encoding hydroxyacid dehydrogenase — protein sequence MKIALLELHDWEENYLRKRVDHAHDLVAFREVLEDKQLASIADAEIISPFIYSKLTAERLAKLSKLKMVATRSTGFDHIDVAECAKRGITLCNVPFYGENTVAEHTFALILALSRKVHEAFVRVRAGNFSLDGLRGFDLKGKTIGVVGAGRIGLHVIRIARGFGMKVLAFDVKRDSFWAEVLGFEYAELNEVLAHSDIITLHAPYNRHTHHLINRDNIHQIKRGAILINTARGGLVNTDALLQALDEGILAGAGLDVLEGEESIYEESALLGDAVNPEKLRSAIQNHVVLKKPNVVFTPHNAFNSQEALERILDTTAENIAAFVAGAPKNVVR from the coding sequence ATGAAAATCGCGCTTCTCGAACTTCATGATTGGGAAGAGAACTATCTACGCAAGCGCGTGGATCACGCGCACGACCTGGTGGCGTTCCGCGAGGTGCTGGAGGATAAACAGCTTGCGTCTATCGCCGATGCGGAGATCATCTCGCCGTTCATTTATTCGAAGCTGACGGCGGAGCGCCTGGCGAAATTGTCAAAGTTGAAGATGGTCGCCACGCGATCCACCGGATTCGATCATATCGACGTGGCGGAGTGCGCCAAGCGCGGAATCACCTTGTGCAATGTACCGTTTTACGGCGAGAACACGGTGGCCGAGCACACGTTCGCCCTGATCCTGGCGCTTTCCAGGAAGGTCCATGAGGCCTTTGTCAGGGTGCGTGCGGGGAACTTTTCACTGGATGGACTGCGCGGGTTCGATCTCAAGGGAAAAACCATCGGCGTTGTCGGCGCAGGACGCATTGGGTTGCATGTGATTCGCATCGCGCGCGGGTTTGGGATGAAAGTACTGGCCTTCGATGTGAAGCGGGACAGTTTTTGGGCCGAAGTACTGGGGTTTGAGTACGCCGAGTTGAACGAAGTGCTGGCCCATTCCGACATCATCACCCTGCACGCGCCATACAACCGTCACACGCACCATCTGATCAACCGCGATAACATCCACCAGATCAAACGGGGCGCCATCCTGATCAATACGGCCCGTGGCGGGTTGGTGAATACAGACGCGCTGTTGCAGGCGCTCGACGAAGGCATCCTCGCCGGCGCGGGCCTGGATGTGCTGGAGGGCGAAGAGTCGATCTATGAAGAGAGCGCACTGCTGGGCGACGCCGTAAATCCCGAAAAGTTGCGCAGTGCGATCCAAAACCATGTGGTCCTGAAAAAACCAAATGTGGTTTTCACGCCGCACAACGCGTTCAACAGCCAGGAAGCGTTGGAGCGGATTCTCGACACGACGGCCGAGAACATTGCCGCGTTTGTTGCGGGAGCACCGAAGAATGTCGTACGGTAA
- a CDS encoding FAD-binding oxidoreductase, translating to MAIQLIDMPVTKVVQETPDTRTFRLEPPPSFDPEWKPGQFITVNLPDDPKTRRAYSLSSSPLDGPFLEITIKHMGGFGAHVYEVAKEGTVLQVIAPRGKFVLPANPEIPAMLISGGSGVTPYRSMMRYLIQRKLPTHVMNLYSVRIPADIIFRDEFEALCRVNPNFQFLVTCTRVPPEDTSWTGLRGRVNPEMIQKFSPDADRTVYYSCGSHDFIAGTTKLLYDMGLPKERVIFEDWG from the coding sequence ATGGCGATCCAGTTGATCGACATGCCTGTCACAAAAGTCGTTCAGGAAACACCGGACACGCGGACTTTCCGGCTGGAACCTCCACCGAGTTTTGATCCCGAGTGGAAACCCGGCCAGTTCATCACCGTCAATTTGCCGGATGATCCCAAAACGCGGCGCGCTTATTCCCTCTCGAGTTCCCCCCTCGACGGTCCATTTTTGGAGATCACGATCAAACACATGGGCGGCTTCGGCGCGCACGTCTATGAGGTGGCGAAGGAAGGCACGGTGTTGCAAGTGATCGCCCCGCGGGGAAAGTTCGTGCTGCCGGCAAACCCGGAAATTCCGGCGATGCTGATTTCAGGCGGCAGCGGCGTCACACCCTATCGGAGCATGATGCGTTACCTGATCCAGCGGAAACTGCCAACGCATGTCATGAATCTCTACAGCGTACGCATCCCCGCTGACATCATTTTCAGGGATGAATTCGAAGCGCTTTGCCGCGTCAACCCGAATTTCCAATTCCTCGTCACTTGCACACGCGTGCCACCCGAGGACACATCGTGGACCGGGCTGCGCGGCCGCGTGAACCCGGAGATGATCCAGAAATTCTCTCCTGATGCCGACCGGACGGTTTACTATTCCTGTGGCTCGCACGATTTCATTGCCGGCACAACAAAGTTGCTCTACGACATGGGTCTGCCAAAGGAGCGCGTCATTTTCGAAGATTGGGGCTGA
- a CDS encoding molybdenum cofactor biosynthesis protein MoaE has translation MKITVQFFSFLRQLTGQSELTLNLPDGSTVADALAQLHGKFPELKEAEKTMLIAVGVEFAMRPNQLHDGDVLSLMPPLQGGGEPPADELLLTNESISEGEAELGSFGGEVGGVVTFWGVVRHIEDRKPIRALEYTAYREMAEHQFRELLARTHQKWKLKRIRVIHRLGIIAVGEPSLLVRVEAAHRGEAFAAAQFIIDELKQKVPIWKKAVL, from the coding sequence GTGAAGATCACCGTTCAGTTTTTCAGTTTCCTCCGCCAATTGACCGGTCAAAGTGAGTTGACCCTCAATTTGCCCGACGGTTCCACAGTGGCTGACGCCCTGGCGCAACTTCATGGAAAGTTCCCTGAGCTCAAAGAAGCGGAAAAGACAATGCTCATCGCCGTAGGCGTGGAATTCGCCATGCGACCAAACCAGCTCCACGATGGTGATGTATTGTCCTTGATGCCGCCATTACAAGGGGGAGGTGAGCCGCCTGCGGACGAACTGCTTCTCACCAACGAATCGATCAGCGAGGGGGAGGCGGAGCTGGGTTCGTTCGGCGGCGAGGTGGGTGGAGTAGTGACGTTCTGGGGAGTCGTGCGCCATATCGAGGACAGGAAACCGATTCGCGCGCTGGAGTACACTGCCTACCGCGAGATGGCCGAGCACCAGTTCCGCGAATTGCTCGCACGGACCCACCAAAAGTGGAAACTGAAACGAATCCGGGTGATCCATCGTCTCGGGATCATCGCTGTTGGCGAGCCGTCGCTGCTGGTCCGGGTAGAGGCGGCACATCGAGGCGAGGCGTTTGCTGCGGCACAGTTCATCATCGATGAGTTAAAGCAGAAAGTGCCGATCTGGAAAAAGGCCGTGCTGTAG
- the hpt gene encoding hypoxanthine phosphoribosyltransferase, producing MHPMRQDLEEILLTEEQIQHRLDNLAMEIQRDYTEKDLTLVAILTGSVMFIADLLRRLPMQLRLDYIGVSSYHGETRSTGELILTKALKLDVRDRDVLVVDDILDTGLTLVNIRAMLQKLQPRSVKFCTFLEKDILHRENFQADYVGFHIPNKFVVGYGLDYRERYRNLPYVGTLRPEAIAAKL from the coding sequence ATGCACCCAATGCGCCAGGATTTGGAGGAGATTCTCCTGACAGAAGAGCAGATTCAACATCGGCTCGATAACCTGGCGATGGAAATTCAGCGGGATTATACGGAGAAAGACCTCACGTTGGTGGCAATCCTTACGGGCAGCGTGATGTTTATCGCCGACCTGCTTCGCCGGCTCCCCATGCAATTGCGGCTCGATTACATTGGCGTATCCAGTTACCATGGCGAGACGCGGTCGACGGGCGAGTTGATTCTGACCAAAGCATTGAAGCTTGATGTACGTGACCGTGACGTGCTCGTGGTGGATGACATCCTCGACACGGGCCTCACTCTCGTGAATATCCGCGCGATGCTCCAAAAGCTGCAGCCTCGGAGCGTGAAGTTCTGCACCTTCCTCGAGAAGGACATTCTGCACCGAGAGAACTTCCAAGCCGACTACGTCGGTTTTCACATCCCCAACAAGTTTGTCGTCGGCTATGGTCTTGATTACCGTGAGCGTTACCGGAACTTGCCATATGTTGGCACATTGCGTCCCGAGGCTATTGCGGCGAAGCTGTGA
- the coaE gene encoding dephospho-CoA kinase (Dephospho-CoA kinase (CoaE) performs the final step in coenzyme A biosynthesis.) — protein sequence MKQLIKVGLTGGIATGKSMTLHYWQQAGAVGIDADALAHQALMPRTPTWEKVVRTFGLKILNKNSTVNRPKLGKIVFADERKRDALNRIIHPAVEKMWTKNVEKLEREGTGGIAVVAIPLLYEVAAEAQFDCVVAVGCSEPTQLARLARKGLGKAEARARIRAQWPLQMKMDRADFVIWNDGRLVVLYQQADTIWANIKETYHAPSKN from the coding sequence ATGAAACAACTGATCAAGGTCGGGCTTACGGGTGGTATCGCCACGGGAAAATCGATGACCCTCCATTACTGGCAACAGGCGGGGGCGGTGGGCATCGACGCCGACGCGTTGGCGCATCAGGCCTTGATGCCCAGGACGCCAACGTGGGAAAAAGTCGTGCGTACATTTGGACTGAAGATTTTGAACAAGAATAGCACAGTCAATCGTCCAAAACTGGGCAAGATTGTGTTTGCTGACGAACGGAAGCGCGACGCGCTGAACCGCATCATCCACCCGGCGGTGGAAAAAATGTGGACGAAGAACGTCGAGAAGCTGGAGCGCGAGGGTACGGGCGGAATTGCTGTTGTTGCGATTCCGTTGCTGTACGAAGTCGCGGCGGAAGCACAATTTGACTGCGTCGTCGCGGTCGGGTGCAGCGAGCCGACACAACTTGCGCGCCTGGCACGAAAGGGTTTAGGCAAAGCAGAGGCTCGCGCGCGCATTCGCGCGCAGTGGCCGTTGCAAATGAAAATGGATCGGGCTGATTTTGTAATCTGGAACGACGGCCGGTTGGTGGTGTTGTACCAACAGGCTGACACGATTTGGGCCAATATCAAGGAGACTTACCATGCCCCGAGCAAAAACTAG
- the rho gene encoding transcription termination factor Rho, translating to MPRAKTSPEKIGASKSDEPKVTTGTAIETEAKLDDAQKSGGVALATAEKEEVTPTRNELPPGETLNLADLQAMSMPRLQKMARDGGVETVAVLKKYEIIFEILKKNAERNGAMFGEGVLEILPDGFGFLRSPAYNYLPCPEDIYVSPSQIRRFELQTGDLVAGQVRPPKDKERFFALLKVEAVNRDNPDKAKEKIMFDNLTPYFPTSRFILETKSEEINSRVMDLFTPIGKGQRGLIVAPPRTGKTILLQKIANSIITNNPEAILIVLLIDERPEEVTDFKRTVNAEIISSTFDEAPERHAQVAEMVLEKAKRLVEHKKDVVILLDSITRLARAYNTLQPHSGKILSGGVDANALHKPKRFFGAARNVEEGGSLTIIATALVETGSRMDEVIFEEFKGTGNMELCLDRHLVEKRIFPAINVERSGTRKEELLYHPDELDRIYILRKALAGVPPIEAMELVTEKLKKTRSNAEFLLAMKF from the coding sequence ATGCCCCGAGCAAAAACTAGCCCCGAAAAAATCGGGGCAAGCAAGAGTGACGAACCAAAAGTGACGACCGGCACCGCAATCGAGACGGAAGCGAAGCTCGATGACGCCCAGAAGAGCGGGGGTGTCGCGCTGGCCACAGCCGAGAAGGAAGAGGTGACCCCCACGCGCAATGAGTTGCCACCCGGCGAGACTCTGAATCTCGCCGACCTTCAGGCCATGAGTATGCCGCGCCTGCAAAAAATGGCGCGCGATGGCGGTGTGGAGACGGTCGCCGTCCTCAAGAAGTACGAGATTATTTTCGAGATCCTCAAGAAGAATGCCGAGCGCAATGGGGCGATGTTCGGCGAGGGCGTCCTGGAGATTCTGCCCGACGGTTTCGGCTTCCTTCGCTCACCGGCATACAACTACCTCCCCTGTCCCGAAGACATCTACGTTTCGCCTTCGCAGATTCGGCGTTTCGAACTGCAGACAGGCGACCTCGTCGCGGGCCAGGTGCGTCCCCCGAAGGACAAGGAGCGTTTCTTTGCGTTGTTGAAAGTTGAGGCGGTCAATCGGGACAATCCCGACAAGGCCAAAGAGAAGATTATGTTCGATAATCTCACGCCCTACTTCCCCACCAGCCGGTTCATCCTCGAAACCAAGTCCGAGGAGATCAACTCTCGCGTCATGGATCTTTTCACGCCGATTGGCAAAGGCCAGCGCGGCCTCATTGTCGCGCCGCCGCGCACGGGTAAGACGATTCTCTTGCAGAAAATCGCCAATTCCATCATCACCAACAACCCCGAAGCCATCCTCATCGTGCTACTGATCGATGAACGCCCTGAGGAAGTGACCGACTTCAAACGCACCGTCAACGCAGAGATCATCAGTTCGACATTCGACGAGGCGCCGGAACGCCACGCACAGGTCGCTGAGATGGTGCTCGAAAAAGCCAAACGTCTGGTCGAACACAAGAAGGATGTCGTCATCCTGCTCGACTCGATCACGCGTCTTGCGCGCGCCTACAATACGTTGCAACCACACTCGGGAAAAATTCTCTCGGGCGGTGTGGACGCCAACGCGCTGCACAAGCCGAAGCGTTTCTTCGGCGCGGCCCGCAACGTCGAGGAAGGCGGCTCGCTCACGATCATCGCCACTGCGCTGGTGGAAACCGGCTCGCGCATGGATGAAGTCATCTTTGAAGAGTTCAAGGGCACGGGCAACATGGAATTGTGTCTCGACCGTCATCTTGTCGAAAAGCGCATCTTCCCCGCGATCAACGTCGAGCGAAGCGGCACGCGCAAGGAAGAGTTGCTCTATCATCCCGACGAACTGGATCGTATTTACATCCTGCGTAAAGCGCTCGCGGGAGTACCGCCCATCGAGGCGATGGAACTGGTCACCGAGAAGCTCAAGAAGACGCGTTCCAACGCCGAGTTCCTGCTCGCGATGAAGTTTTGA
- a CDS encoding DUF362 domain-containing protein, with protein sequence MRHRPLIRHLVAPMLSCLLFGRVHAEGTNSTPPSVAAKSRVVLVRDPSAMDSFTADAAKVRAMVAAGIVTLTGEKNEAAAWRHFASGNDVVGIKINTEPGPLQSTRRAVVEAIAQGLRAAGVAATNIYVFDRDPNRMRAAGYLRTGTTNKMQEVSIIDGTGWEPIAYFQDNLAGKLIWGDLLFGKDSEQDLSKRSHLPKLVTETITRLINVPVLQNHDVCGLAGCLYNLSLGMVDNTRRFETVGQHGDPMIAEICNMPPLREKLVLNVVDGLIAGYAGGLGFKPRYSWHYGGLYFSVDPVAIDSLCTDVLEAKCREAKVPPIRPLATHIATATRLGLGQSDPARIDLSEVKP encoded by the coding sequence ATGCGCCACCGACCTCTCATCCGTCATCTGGTAGCGCCGATGTTAAGTTGTCTCCTTTTCGGTCGCGTCCACGCGGAAGGAACCAATTCGACGCCCCCCTCCGTCGCCGCCAAGAGCCGTGTCGTACTCGTGCGCGATCCGAGCGCAATGGATAGCTTCACCGCGGACGCGGCCAAGGTCCGCGCAATGGTCGCCGCAGGCATCGTTACGCTTACGGGCGAAAAGAACGAGGCGGCAGCATGGCGGCATTTCGCTTCCGGTAACGATGTCGTCGGCATCAAGATTAATACCGAGCCGGGCCCGTTGCAATCGACACGGCGTGCTGTCGTCGAAGCGATCGCCCAAGGGCTACGCGCTGCGGGTGTGGCCGCCACCAACATTTATGTGTTTGATCGCGACCCGAACCGAATGCGCGCGGCGGGTTACTTGAGAACAGGCACGACCAACAAAATGCAGGAGGTGTCCATCATCGATGGCACCGGTTGGGAGCCGATTGCCTATTTCCAGGACAATCTTGCCGGCAAACTTATCTGGGGTGACCTGCTTTTCGGCAAGGATAGTGAGCAGGACCTCAGCAAGCGCTCGCACCTGCCGAAGCTCGTGACTGAGACGATCACCAGGCTCATCAACGTCCCCGTGCTTCAAAACCACGACGTGTGCGGCCTGGCCGGCTGTCTCTACAATCTCTCCCTCGGCATGGTGGACAACACCCGCCGCTTCGAAACGGTGGGCCAACACGGCGACCCAATGATCGCGGAGATCTGCAACATGCCCCCTTTGCGCGAGAAACTTGTCCTGAATGTCGTGGATGGATTGATCGCCGGTTACGCCGGCGGCCTGGGATTCAAGCCGCGGTATTCGTGGCATTATGGCGGCCTCTATTTCAGCGTCGACCCGGTCGCGATCGATTCTCTCTGCACCGATGTCCTCGAAGCCAAATGCCGTGAAGCCAAGGTTCCGCCGATCCGCCCGCTCGCCACTCACATCGCCACAGCCACCCGCCTCGGCCTTGGGCAATCCGATCCAGCAAGGATCGATCTGTCCGAAGTGAAGCCCTGA